In Sphingopyxis macrogoltabida, the sequence AGAAGGCGCGTTTCGATACCGGTTGCGCCGGCGCGTTCGGCGCGCGGCGGCAATTGCTGGAGCCGCGCCCGATTGGTGTCGCTGGCGAGGATATCGGCATCATTTCCGGTCAGCGAGGCGATGGCGAGCGTCTTGCCGCCGCCGCCCGCACAGAGATCGACGATAGTCTGCCCGGGGCCGGCGTCGAGCGCGGCCGAGGCATATTGGCTCGCCGCATCCTGCACCTCGAACAGGCCATCCGCATAGGCCGGATGCTGAACGGCGGCGGTCTCGGGTGGCAGGCGCCAGCCGTCGTCGGCGCCGCGGATAGTCGAGCCTTCGGGGAAGAGAGCCGCAATTTCGTCGCGCACCGCCTTGAGCCGGTTGGCGCGAAGGTCGAGCGGCGCGCGGGCCAGCACCGCTTCATGCTCCTGCTCACCCACCAGCGGGTCGAACAGGCCGATCAAGGCCTCGGCGGCAACCCCGCTTTCCGCGCGTGCTTCCCCGGGCGCGATGGGTGCCGGGCCATAGGCGGAACCGTCGAACAATGCCGCGATATCCTGATCGGCGTCGGCAAGGGCAAGCATCGCGGCGCGCCCCGACACCGGCGCCGACCGAACGAGGCGGATCGCATCATAAACATGGGCGCGGATCGCGCGCCGGTCCTTCGATCCGGCATAGCGCCGCGCGCGCATCGCTTCGGCGAAGATCGCATCGGCGGGCGCGCCGCCCTCGCGCGCGGCTGCGGCGATGGCATCGAGAATCTCGATCGCCGCCTGAATACGCGCCGCGGGCGTCATCCGCCGCCCTTAGCCTGCCGGATAGTTCGGCGCTTCGCGCGTGATCGCGACGTCGTGGACATGGCTTTCGCGCAGCCCGGCATTGGTGATGCGCACGAACTTGGCGCGCTCGCGGAAGTCCTTAAGCGTGCGGCTGCCGGTATAGCCCATTGCCGCCTTCACGCCGCCGACCATCTGGTGGATGACGTCCTTTGCGGGCCCCTTGAACGGCACCTGGCCCTCGATGCCTTCGGGGACCAGCTTCATCTGGTCCTTGATATCCTGCTGGAAATAGCGGTCGGCGCTGCCGCGCGCCATCGCGCCGACGCTGCCCATGCCGCGATAGCTCTTATAGGTGCGCCCCTGATAAAGGAAGGTTTCGCCCGGCGCCTCTGCGGTGCCCGCAAGCATCGAGCCGACCATCACGCTCGATGCGCCGGCCGCCAGCGCCTTGGCCACATCGCCCGACGTGCGCAGGCCGCCGTCGGCGATAACCGGGACGCCGAGTTTCGCCGCTGCCTCGACGCTGTCGAGGATTGCGGTGAGCTGCGGCACGCCGACACCCGCGACGATGCGCGTCGTGCAGATCGAGCCGGGGCCGATACCGACCTTCACGCCGTCGGCGCCCGCGTCGATCAGCGCCTTGGTCGCATCGCCGGTGGCGACGTTGCCCGCGAGCACCTGCACACGGTTCGAGAGTTTCTTGATGCGTTCGACGGTAACCCCGACGCCCTTGCTGTGGCCGTGCGCGGTGTCGACGACGATCAGGTCGCATTCGGCATCGAGCAACGCCTCGGCACGCTCGACGCCGGTGTCGCCGGTGTTCGTCGCCGCCGCGACGCGCAGGCGACCGCTGCCATCCTTGGTCGCGTCGGGGAAGTTCACGGCCTTTTCCATGTCCTTGACGGTGATCAGGCCGATGCAGCGATAATCGTCGTC encodes:
- a CDS encoding RsmB/NOP family class I SAM-dependent RNA methyltransferase; translated protein: MTPAARIQAAIEILDAIAAAAREGGAPADAIFAEAMRARRYAGSKDRRAIRAHVYDAIRLVRSAPVSGRAAMLALADADQDIAALFDGSAYGPAPIAPGEARAESGVAAEALIGLFDPLVGEQEHEAVLARAPLDLRANRLKAVRDEIAALFPEGSTIRGADDGWRLPPETAAVQHPAYADGLFEVQDAASQYASAALDAGPGQTIVDLCAGGGGKTLAIASLTGNDADILASDTNRARLQQLPPRAERAGATGIETRLLDPGKEADMLADRQGGADRVFVDAPCSGSGTWRRSPELRWRLTPSRLERHLADQRKLIDLGADLVAPGGKLLYAVCSIIEREGRAQVDDFLNRHSGWTADSGYLPDGIGRAAGAGFLLTPAHDGCDGFFLARLTRPC
- the guaB gene encoding IMP dehydrogenase, producing the protein MEIITGLTFDDVLLVPGASDILPSDANLSTQLTSEINLNIPILSSAMDTVTEADMAILMAQIGGIGVLHRNLTVEEQAAAVRQVKRFESGMIVNPITITPDAPLSYATALMAQHRISGIPVVETGGKLVGILTNRDVRFADNPGQPVRELMTADNLATVRPGVGQDEARKLLHQRRIEKLLVVDDDYRCIGLITVKDMEKAVNFPDATKDGSGRLRVAAATNTGDTGVERAEALLDAECDLIVVDTAHGHSKGVGVTVERIKKLSNRVQVLAGNVATGDATKALIDAGADGVKVGIGPGSICTTRIVAGVGVPQLTAILDSVEAAAKLGVPVIADGGLRTSGDVAKALAAGASSVMVGSMLAGTAEAPGETFLYQGRTYKSYRGMGSVGAMARGSADRYFQQDIKDQMKLVPEGIEGQVPFKGPAKDVIHQMVGGVKAAMGYTGSRTLKDFRERAKFVRITNAGLRESHVHDVAITREAPNYPAG